One Antennarius striatus isolate MH-2024 chromosome 17, ASM4005453v1, whole genome shotgun sequence genomic window carries:
- the LOC137610536 gene encoding galectin-8-like, with protein MSVANAKHSVLNPAVPYTGPIPGGLHPGEIIIIQGTVPPEADGFQMDLSSGCSTKPRSDVALHFSARFKGSPRVVCNSLLQESWGKEETLHQLPYKRGAPFETIILVHDDAFKVAVNGAHLLEYKHKIPLNRVDTFSICGEVRVYAIGYIPNSAIYSESGDLRLPYKGSILKGLSPGQHITIKGQVSMYPHSFTVNLRNSRTENIALHLNPRMKSGVFIRNSYLSESWGQEEQELPFFPFSSGGYFEILILCQPHQFKLAVNGSHLFEFRHRVQDLTSIDQLEIMGDLELADVKLW; from the exons ATGTCTGTGGCTAACGCCAAACACTCCGTCCTGAATCCG GCGGTCCCCTACACGGGGCCCATCCCGGGAGGCCTGCACCCCGGGgagatcatcatcatccaggGCACTGTGCCCCCAGAGGCTGACGG GTTTCAGATGGACCTGTCGAGCGGCTGCAGCACGAAGCCGCGCTCTGACGTCGCCCTGCACTTCAGCGCCCGCTTCAAAGGCTCGCCGCGGGTGGTGTGTAACTCCCTGCTGCAGGAGAGCTGGGGCAAAGAGGAGACGCTGCACCAGCTGCCCTACAAACGTGGAGCCCCCTTCGAGACCATCATCCTGGTGCACGACGACGCGTTCAAG GTGGCGGTGAACGGAGCTCACTTGCTGGAGTACAAGCACAAAATCCCACTGAACAGGGTCGACACGTTTTCTATATGTGGTGAAGTCAGGGTTTACGCCATTGGCTACATCCCAAACTCA GCAATATATTCAGAATCAGGTGACTTG AGGCTGCCTTACAAAGGCAGTATACTCAAAGGACTATCTCCAGGCCAACACATCACAATCAAAGGGCAGGTCAGCATGTATCCTCACAG TTTTACAGTAAACCTCCGCAACAGCAGGACGGAGAACATCGCTCTGCATCTGAACCCCCGCATGAAGTCCGGTGTGTTCATCAGGAACTCGTACCTGAGTGAGTCCTGGggtcaggaggagcaggagctgcCCTTCTTCCCCTTCTCATCAGGGGGGTACTTTGAG ATCCTGATCCTCTGTCAGCCCCATCAGTTCAAGCTGGCGGTGAACGGCTCACACTTGTTTGAGTTCAGACATCGGGTGCAGGACCTGACCAGCATTGACCAGCTGGAGATCATGGGTGACCTGGAGCTGGCTGATGTTAAACTGTGGTGA
- the nt5c1ab gene encoding cytosolic 5'-nucleotidase 1A isoform X2, which yields MQKPNPPQMHNAITIAVSSRVLFNMEKEQQIYKQRGVEEYIKYQEEHEQQPFSPGPAFSFVKALEAVNARLRELYPDSEELFDVVLMTNNKAYVGLRLINTINHHQLAIERICMTGGNSPIGYLKAYHANLYLSADPVKVREALEEGIAAATMFTQEKMAEVSEIQLRVAFDGDAVLFSDESERIFKAHGLQKFFEHEKTHENKPLDHGPLKGFLEALGKLQKKFYEKGHRMDCPIRTFLVTARSAASSGIRALKTLRSWGLEIDEALFLAGAPKGPVLEKIRPHIFFDDQMFHVEGAAELGTVACHVPYGISQRVTKKGVMDKDTSPAHE from the exons atgcagaaacctaaccca CCCCAGATGCACAACGCCATCACCATCGCCGTGTCGTCGCGTGTCCTCTTCAACATGGAGAAGGAGCAGCAGATCTACAAGCAGCGCGGTGTGGAGGAGTACATCAAGTACCAGGAGGAGCACGAACAGCAGCCCTTCAGCCCTGGACCGGCCTTCTCCTTCGTCAAG GCTTTGGAGGCCGTGAACGCTCGACTCAGAGAGCTTTACCCCGATAGCGAGGAGCTGTTTGATGTCGTGCTCATGACCAACAACAAGGCGTATGTCGGATTAAGACTCATCAACACCATCAATCATCATC AGCTGGCCATTGAGCGCATATGTATGACCGGGGGAAACAGTCCCATTGGCTACTTGAAGGCCTACCACGCTAACCTTTACCTGTCTGCTGATCCAGTCAAGGTGCGAGAAGCTCTGGAGGAAG GTATCGCTGCAGCCACAATGTTCACCCAAGAGAAGATGGCGGAGGTGTCGGAGATTCAGCTGCGAGTGGCCTTCGATGGTGATGCGGTCCTGTTCTCGGATGAGTCGGAGCGCATTTTCAAGGCACACGGACTACAAAAGTTTTTTGAACACGAGAAGACACACGAGAACAAGCCTCTGGACCAT GGACCGTTGAAAGGCTTCCTGGAGGCTTTGGGTAAGCTCCAGAAGAAGTTTTATGAGAAAGGCCACCGCATGGACTGCCCCATCCGGACCTTCTTGGTGACGGCTCGCAGCGCAGCCAGTTCTGGAATCAGAGCCTTGAAGACTCTACGCTCGTGGGGGCTGGAGATCGATGAGGCCCTGTTTCTAGCAGGGGCTCCGAAGGGTCCTGTGCTTGAGAAGATAAGGCCACACATTTTCTTTGATGACCAGATGTTTCATGTGGAAGGGGCGGCAGAATTAGGGACGGTAGCGTGTCATGTGCCCTACGGGATAAGTCAGAGAGTTACCAAAAAGGGAGTTATGGACAAGGACACGTCTCCGGCACACGAGTAG
- the nt5c1ab gene encoding cytosolic 5'-nucleotidase 1A isoform X1, protein MQKPNPPQMHNAITIAVSSRVLFNMEKEQQIYKQRGVEEYIKYQEEHEQQPFSPGPAFSFVKVRHDQEEDAEKELSTPHCRALEAVNARLRELYPDSEELFDVVLMTNNKAYVGLRLINTINHHQLAIERICMTGGNSPIGYLKAYHANLYLSADPVKVREALEEGIAAATMFTQEKMAEVSEIQLRVAFDGDAVLFSDESERIFKAHGLQKFFEHEKTHENKPLDHGPLKGFLEALGKLQKKFYEKGHRMDCPIRTFLVTARSAASSGIRALKTLRSWGLEIDEALFLAGAPKGPVLEKIRPHIFFDDQMFHVEGAAELGTVACHVPYGISQRVTKKGVMDKDTSPAHE, encoded by the exons atgcagaaacctaaccca CCCCAGATGCACAACGCCATCACCATCGCCGTGTCGTCGCGTGTCCTCTTCAACATGGAGAAGGAGCAGCAGATCTACAAGCAGCGCGGTGTGGAGGAGTACATCAAGTACCAGGAGGAGCACGAACAGCAGCCCTTCAGCCCTGGACCGGCCTTCTCCTTCGTCAAGGTCAGACACGACCAAGAGGAAGATGCTGAGAAAGAACTGTCAACCCCCCACTGCAGG GCTTTGGAGGCCGTGAACGCTCGACTCAGAGAGCTTTACCCCGATAGCGAGGAGCTGTTTGATGTCGTGCTCATGACCAACAACAAGGCGTATGTCGGATTAAGACTCATCAACACCATCAATCATCATC AGCTGGCCATTGAGCGCATATGTATGACCGGGGGAAACAGTCCCATTGGCTACTTGAAGGCCTACCACGCTAACCTTTACCTGTCTGCTGATCCAGTCAAGGTGCGAGAAGCTCTGGAGGAAG GTATCGCTGCAGCCACAATGTTCACCCAAGAGAAGATGGCGGAGGTGTCGGAGATTCAGCTGCGAGTGGCCTTCGATGGTGATGCGGTCCTGTTCTCGGATGAGTCGGAGCGCATTTTCAAGGCACACGGACTACAAAAGTTTTTTGAACACGAGAAGACACACGAGAACAAGCCTCTGGACCAT GGACCGTTGAAAGGCTTCCTGGAGGCTTTGGGTAAGCTCCAGAAGAAGTTTTATGAGAAAGGCCACCGCATGGACTGCCCCATCCGGACCTTCTTGGTGACGGCTCGCAGCGCAGCCAGTTCTGGAATCAGAGCCTTGAAGACTCTACGCTCGTGGGGGCTGGAGATCGATGAGGCCCTGTTTCTAGCAGGGGCTCCGAAGGGTCCTGTGCTTGAGAAGATAAGGCCACACATTTTCTTTGATGACCAGATGTTTCATGTGGAAGGGGCGGCAGAATTAGGGACGGTAGCGTGTCATGTGCCCTACGGGATAAGTCAGAGAGTTACCAAAAAGGGAGTTATGGACAAGGACACGTCTCCGGCACACGAGTAG
- the mycla gene encoding protein L-Myc-1a: MDCYYPHYFFNNFDTEEDFYQSTAPSEDIWKKFELLPSPPLSPTRTLSGGAPPLSPGDKLSRLSRVLGQDEDYDTQFIPHPPKLFGNLSSIIIRDCMWSSFSASKQLEKVNGRVSAAAQAAVSAARPTKAQCVAPVAPLATPATDCVDPAAVLTIPANSCRKPASSGSESRSDSSDEEDDEEDEEEEIDVVTVESKQSRMRLVNLRKPVTVTVRADPCPKRFHASVHRQQHNYAAPSPDSEPDPEEEDEEDEEEQEPPVKRVSTGSSRHARASQSASPSETPQTSDTEDTDRRKNHNFLERKRRNDLRSRFLALRDQIPGLESSKTPKVAILTQATEYLMELSAKEKRQLQEKKRLKVRQQQLHRRLSELKHL; this comes from the exons ATGGACTGTTACTACCCGCATTATTTCTTCAACAATTTCGACACGGAGGAGGATTTTTACCAGTCGACCGCACCAAGCGAGGACATATGGAAAAAGTTCGAGCtgctcccctcccctcccttgtCTCCCACACGGACTCTGAGCGGCGGCGCGCCGCCTCTCTCTCCGGGGGACAAACTCAGCCGGTTATCGAGAGTCCTGGGCCAGGACGAGGACTACGACACCCAGTTCATCCCGCACCCACCCAAGCTGTTCGGTAACCTCAGCTCCATCATCATCCGGGACTGCATGTGGAGTAGTTTCTCCGCCAGTAAGCAGCTGGAGAAGGTCAACGGGAGGGTGTCTGCTGCGGCGCAGGCGGCCGTCTCGGCGGCGAGACCGACCAAAGCGCAGTGCGTCGCGCCCGTCGCGCCTCTCGCCACCCCGGCGACAGACTGCGTAGACCCGGCGGCTGTTCTCACCATCCCCGCGAACAGCTGCAGGAAGCCGGCCTCATCTGGCTCGGAGTCTCGCTCTGATTCATCCG atgaggaggatgatgaggaggatgaggaagaggaaatcgACGTGGTCACCGTGGAGAGCAAACAGAGCCGGATGCGACTGGTCAACCTGAGAAAACCGGTGACCGTCACAGTAAGAGCGGATCCCTGCCCCAAACGATTCCACGCGTCTGTCCACCGGCAGCAGCACAACTACGCAGCCCCCTCTCCAGACAGCGAACCGGACcccgaggaggaggatgaggaagatgaagaagagcaggAACCTCCAGTGAAACGCGTCAGCACAGGGTCCAGTCGGCACGCCCGCGCCTCTCAGTCAGCCTCGCCTTCAGAGACTCCTCAAACCTCCGACACGGAGGACACCGACCGCAGAAAGAACCACAACTTCctcgagaggaagaggaggaatgaTCTGCGCTCACGTTTCCTGGCCTTACGCGATCAGATCCCCGGCCTGGAGTCGTCCAAGACCCCCAAGGTGGCCATCCTGACCCAAGCAACAGAGTACCTCATGGAGCTGAGCGCCAAGGAGAAGCGGCAGCTCCAGGAGAAGAAACGTCTCAAGGTccgacagcagcagctccaccgcAGGTTGTCCGAGCTGAAACACCTGTGA